AACCAAATAATGCTTCATATGTATGTGATATGGGAGTCTTAAATGTTTAACGTTTTATTTTCAGACAAAAAATATTGACATACCTGCTGCATGCCTATGAAACATTGGGTCACCGAATTTCTTCATCCAGATGAAGTCATCATACATTGAATGATAGACTGGGTATCCTGCAGTTATAAATACTCCTTGTAATTCATGAAATGTATGAAAAACATAATGCTCCCTTCTATTCCTGTCCAACTTCCTAAGGTTTCAAAGCACATAAATTGAACACAATAAAATCTGTAAAAGCTTTTCAAGTAATTAAAGATATAGAATATATAGGTTGAAACTTATGAGGGAGACTAAATGAAAGCACCTTAAAACAATGGgcattttcaatttatttatatttgttagcCTGATACAACAGAAAAATAAGTCATTAATTAGTAAATCTTAATGCTTTCTTCTGATATATGAGTATCGATTTCTGAATGGAATTAAATATTTTCCCACATCCCAGTATCTACATTCAGAATCAATATTATTGTATATATTGATAGTATTATTAATGTggttatcaatatttttttttgataggtaaagtaATTTCATTAATGGCCAAAAGGCTAAGGATAATGTGGTTATCAATATATTTAGATAGAGATTCTgattcaaataatctctaacaTTCAAATTCAAGTATGTGACTAGTGTGAATATCACACTTAACAtgcttttaatcattttaatataTTGACATGCTGTTGATATCAacaatcatatattttttttatttgataagtaAAGCAAGATATATTAATGAAGAGGCAGAAAGTTACAAGTATATAGGGGGTATACAAAGCAACAAGCCCCTcacaaagccaaaaaaacaacaaGGCTCACCACCCCTTAGTTGGACGCCAACCATTCCAGGAACCCTATAAGGGACATACGCTCCTCaccaatatacaatctagcccaGCTCCACAaactacaaacaaaagaattcttaagcttttggatatctaacactccccccctaaaagctagcctatttatttccttccaaaccgtccaaaaaatacacaacggaatggatttccatatctttttctttttctttcccacaaaagggcccctccagctaGTTAAGACCTcttttacagtttctggaaagacccactgcaCACCTGATAACCCAAGAACAATATCCCACAGAACTCTGACTactgtacaatgaataagaatatgatttacagtttcttcttcacGACCACATAGAAATCAACAATTAGGAAGCtgccatcctcttttctgaagtCTATCAAGAGTGAGCACCCTCCCCcatgtagcctcccaagcatAGAATGCAACCTTGGTTGGTAGAGAGTCCACCCAAATGCATCTAGAAGGAAAACCAATATCATTGGGTCTGGCCACCAATCTATAGGCTTCTTTGACCCTAAATTTACCATTCCTTCCTCCCTTCCAGCAAACTGAATCTTCCTCCATAAAGGGCTTGTAATCCCTCAGAACATGCAACAAGTTCCCTATcatatccatctcccaatcattaaagtcccttAAAAATCTTAGATTCCACCCCCCTTGACCAAAATTctgatcccacatctcctccacAGTCGCATTCCTATGAGAAGCCATAGCATATAGGTGGAGGAAGTTTTGGGACAGCCTTGTACCCTTACACCAAACATCAgtccaaaaattgattttgcttCCCTTCCCAACTATGAACCTCATGttatcccagcaccaatcagTTTCCTTCCATATTTCCTTCCATACCCCCACGCCAATAGCCCCATAAGCCCTCTTTGCTCTCCACCCATGACcttcttgcccatatttcgctGTTATCACTTGCTTCCAAAGATCATCTTTATTATAAGCAAATCTCCAGATCCATTTACCAAGCAAAGCTTTGTTTAAGAGCACTAGCTTCCTTAAGCCTAGTCCTCCCTTGCTCTTATCCTCACAAATCGCCTCCCACTTGATTAGATGAGCTTTCCCAAcaatcatatattgtttttgaTGATTAAAACTTTCCCAACATTTTTGAGATGTTGATACATTGAGTGATGTATTGACTGAatattggtattttatttttatttttgtatcatTCGACTACCTTATTTCtagaagaaaaaggggaaaggaaaagaaagcagAAGTGTTATATAATTGAATGAAGAACAACTCTGCAATGGTTATTAATTACCGAAGTTATGATTTGGTACTAAATGCAACTTCATTTGTGTCTATTTGTTTGGACCTTATCCTTGTATTCTATTGGGATGTTactgcttttatttttttgttttttgttttttttgtttttttgtttttcatttaagTAATGGGATGCTAGAATTAATAAATGAATGTTGGCACTGTCTAACTATCATGTTCTATTGAATAGCAGCTCTTTAGTGCCTGATTTGGCATGAAAATGTTGAATGAAATATATCTACCATTTTCTATAGCACCACTGGATAAGCGCATAGACAATTCATTGGGCCATTAACAAGTCTTTGTTCAAGTTTTTTGACAACAATTTACATTATAAACAAGGGATGGTGGTTTTAACATTAAAGAAAAGCAGACTCTGGACAGTCattttggtttgtacacatgtACGGGGGAGAAGCTTTCTTCTCTGGCCAGCAAtggattgttttatttatgGCATTTTTTCTAATTCATATCTCAGGGTTATTAGGTTCTGGTGAGAACATTGAACTATACATGGGGCTAAGAGACCTCACAGCCCAGGTACAACGGTGCAATTATCCAGGGTATGCTCAGTCTCTGAGCTAACAGGCTGCCATGCAGGCTTCCCTTCAGGGGGGCACTATGCCAAAAGCAAGAGATACCCCATCCCCACTTTCCTTTTCTGCTATTGGGCGGAAGGGTGTGGGTCATTGGAGTCTAGATTATATATAGGATCACTATTATTATGCTGATCTAGTGGTTGAAGCTGAACTGATTGTTTGAATGACATGACTTATATAAATCAATGGATGAGAATAATCTGCAAAATATTTGGTGGAATGCATTTCTAACAAAAAGAAGCTTAATTATTGGCTTTGACCACCTTGTTTGGTGTAATCAGAAGAAGAGACCTGTGGCTTCATTTCCTTACAATAGATGGGTCAAAGTTATTCCCCCTAGGTTTCTTAGTTCAAGTTGCTTAAGTGGAACCCCtgttttttgttatgttttgtttttttaaaacaaattattaatcAGAAATGAAATATTCATTGATATGGATTTAAAAGTATAGgtcaaggatgaggaatccttccCAAATATACAAAATCTAATTAAAAGAAGTGATGGATAAGCTTTCTCTAGTAAACTAACAAGACTTATACCTTGATATAGTACCATATGAAACTATACAAGGAAAAGTGACAACACTATAAGTTCAATACATCTACAAAAGGAAACCAAAGCCTTGCTCCTCGTTTGCTGTTTTAACACTTTTTATTTACATACCAAATTCCAATGGAGCTAAATAACATTGACAACAGTGCCCTTGAAAGTTGTAGTAGTAGAGGTCCAAAAGGAAGGATACAAATAAATTACGTCTTATACTGTCCTTGAAGCCCTccacttgtttttaaaagttacttgtatttctttttctccatATTATCTAAATTAGCATGAGACAAGTGATTTGTTATTGAACTTTGTCTCTAACTGTACTCCCAAACTCCTAAAGGGAATGATGATCATGTCACTTATGCTCCTAGGAGGATTCTAATCTAACATAGCTATTCTAAATAGTTTGTGCCATAGCCTCAAAGTCATCAAACAATGTAAAAAAGGATAATCAATTGATTATCTATTCCTTGTGCATATGGCGCAATGGTCAAGATTAAGGGCTTTGTAGAATCCTCTTGCCTATAATAAGTCATTGGTATTGCCTTGGATGAGGCTTCagatttttatatgaattttgcTAGACAAAGATAAACTAGAGTTGATAGATTGGACAAGGCTAAAGGAAggattttactaaaaataagcttgaagaagataaagaccaaaCTCTTACATTACAAACAAAAGGTGACAAGTAcatatgagagagagagggcATAAGTCTTTCAAGGCCCTTTATCTCCAGATAAGTGAGGTTACAACAAAAGTTAAGGTTTCAAGAAAAGGGGGAAGAGATCCCAAAGATGGATGAAATAAGAGAATTTGTAGCTGTCACAACTttgaaaagatttggaaattgagAGCAAAGAGGTTGATCCCTCTACCATAGGTTTGCCCAAATTGAATCCTTGCCCTCGGCACCACCACaaaatgatttggaaaaattctaaaaatacttGTGGAATAGCCTTCAGAGCGTTGGCACATGCCTTTTTCCATTTCTAGAAGAGGCTTGTAGGGTTTGAAACCTTGTTACTTTAATGCATAATTGGTAATTGATTCTATACCAACAGAGTGTGAGCAGACAAATACATGCACTATACAATGTATACATAGATATACATATACAAAGACATAATAATACATGTGTCCTATATGTGTGTGTAATACTTTAGAGCATGTGTTTTATTATAGTCCTTACAAAATGCAATCTGATGTCAGAAAAAGAATGTATCTGTTTACCTGCTCCAAAAGATATATCAGTTGCTGGAACACCAACATGTTGCACAAAAGCCGCAAAATCCGATCCTCCACCACCTAAGCGCCCAATCTTTGAATAGGAAGTTCACATTTATGAATAGAGTTAATGGTATCGATGTATTTAGTAAAACCATTAAGGTTCACTTGATAAAATTCATTTACCATGTGGAACTAATTTGTGATAGGATGGAGAGGTGAGTTCCACTTGTTTTTATTTGGAAGTCAATGGCCTGCTTTTCATCTCTTTCATGAGTGCTTAATCATATCATCTAGGAGCAAAATGATTAAAGAGTGTGATACTTACTATGGGAGAGTTGCTGGAGCCAACCCATGATTCATAGATAGATTGGGAGGAGTTATCTGGATCTTGAAccttcaacaaaacaatttaacattttaattgagATGAATGAGAAGATGAAGTAACCACCAAGGGACATCAAGAAGACTACAATAAAGTTCATTGTCATCCCTTTATATTGTGTTTGTTGTTTTTGCAGCTGCTGCTACTATTGCCTATGATTTCTAGTGCTTGTATTATTAGTGCTACATTTTAGATACCTGTTGAGTAGCTTGTTTGAGTAGCTCATCAAGTTGTGGAGTTGCAGAGGCATAGAATCCTGCTCCAGACACTGCACTGTCAACATTCAAATAAGCAATAGCCTTCGAAGCTAGCATTTCCCTGTTCTCTTCAACCCATTCTGTTGATCCTGTCTGGAATTAGCACGTAGTTTGAAtttcagtttttattttaagtaggCTGAGGTGGGGGtggggaggagagagagagagagagagagagagagagaccagGCCATATTCCTCTGCGTCCCAATTGCAAAGGACTATTGTCCGTCTAGGTCTCCACCCTCTCTTCTGCAGCTTTCTTAACCTTTGAGCAACCTACATTCCACATAGAGATCAGATGAAGAGCTGTTCTTGAATTATGGAAGCTGTAGTTCTCTTGGATATAATTTGCAGAAGGTTGTGTTAGAAATCATAATTACCTCAAGCAGAGTTGCAGTGCCGCTATTGGGATCAACAGCTCCAAATGTCCAGGCATCCCGGTGGTTACCAAGAAGAACAAATCTAAAGGAATTGCAATTCAGTGACTATGAAATTAAAGGTGAGGTCCTTCATATCGATCAATTTCCCTATTAAAGAGCTTTTGTGCCACTTCTATGGATGTTTAGTGGTTTAATACATATTAAAACACCCTACTTGTTTCAGCAGTTCCTACTTAATACCTGCATTACTACTTTGGAAGATTTTCAACATACCGATCAGGCTCTTCTGTTCCTTCGATCACACCAAACACATTCTGGATTGTGGTTATTTTTTGCTCACCCTGAAATCCCACCCAAAAACCGATTTCATTATTTGCCTGTTCTCTTCCACTTCCACTTCCACTGATAGACTAGTGGAGCTGAAGCCACGGATTATTAAGATGAGCTAACAATACCCTACCTTACCCAGTTCAATACTTTTGTACTTACAGTGTAACTGAGATTCAGAATTGCTGGTCCTGGTCCAACCCTGTAAACTGGGGCGTCTGTGCTTCCTTGCCAATCATCGTTTGCTACTTGCCCAccaattgttctcatgattgcTTCACCATCTGCTGCAGATATGGGCAATGAAGGTATCATACCAACACCCCCTCCATTCTCCACTTCCTCTTCTGATAGCCTTTCACACTCGTCCCTGGTGCTTGCCCAACCCGGCGTAGTGGGGTCTCCATCCACAGTGAGCAGTGATCCCACCTGAACCCCACTTGGTGGCATCCACTTGTCATCCGGGAACCACCTTGCATCACCTCCCCCGCCCCCATAGTCCTTCCTATCTGTATACACAACTGCCCCTATAGCACCAGCTGCAAAGGCATTCTGAACAATGTCGCCTCTGAAAATCTTCCCATACCTCGCTAAAACAACAGTACCCTCCACGCTTACGCCCATTTCTTTCAATACCTCATAGTCCTCCACACGTCCATAGTTCACATACACCACCGGCCCTGCCACAGTGCCTGACTTTGCATATGCGTGGAAAGTGGGCACCACTTCACTTGCCACATCAGCATATGGGTCGCCATCGTAGATCTCCTGCCGGAGATCGAAGGTGGTGGATGGCTCCGGGGATGGTCTTATCAGTGTCAAGGAACGTGACACTGGGTATGTTAGGGCCACATCATAGGACACAATATGCGATTTGATGGCATAGGAAGAGAGGGTGGACAGGACATAGGCCGCAGCATCAGCGTTGGCTTTGGAGCCAGCGATATGTGGCCGCCTAGTGAGGGTGTAGAGGTGGTGTGATATTGAGGCATTGTCGGATAGGGAACTGGAGATGTAGAGGGAGTGATGGGAGGGTTTTGGAGGCGAAGAAAATAGGAGGAAGAAGAGAGAGGTGGCTATTGCCGTACAGATGGAGACTTTGAACATGGGGTTTGATTTTTGGTTGTCGGTAGATTTCTTGGAGGCTTGAATGTTTGTTGTGAAGCTGCTTTGCTCAAGGCGGCTCTGTGGGTTTTGGAAGGATCTGTTAAGCAAGAAAAGCTCTGAAACACACCAAAGACTCTCTCTGAGaaaacaagagagagagagagagtaactTTGGATATTATAGTCTACAGACTGCCAAATGGGTAAACAAATCATTACATTGCTTTTGATTCCCGCTGGAGACAGAATATGTGCCATCCCTCTGGTCCATTTGTGATTGAGACGACTTTTAATCGCTTATCTTTGTCCCACTTGGAATGGGGATGGgggaaataagaaataaaaggtaCAATCAAATGATAGAGGCTAAATGTCATATATATCATTTTCACCTTTCTCAGTTGATAGGAATTTGCAAAACCCAATTGGGTATTGATGACCAGGTATTAGTAAAGTTGGTAAAAAATCCAGGATATCACAGTCCATATCAGCAAAGGGTTGTGGCCTGGCTTGGATCGACATCCTGTCACTAACAATATTGTTAAGTATGAGGCctgtatcttgggattagagtGTGATTGTGAGTGTTGAACCAACTCATCTTTTATGGGTTCAATGGATAGCATAGGCTTGGTGTGTCACTGTGTCAGGTCAATCCTTTTCAGCCATTGTGATGGATATTCATTCCCTCGGCCATATCTCCACGGGATGGAGAAGCCAAAGTGGATGTGAATTCTTCACACCCACCTTCCTTAATCCTTGTTTGGACAAGTTTAATACtaagttgaaataaaaaataaaagggaaaattatgtttgacttagttggacccaaaaattaagatttggtcCATATAGTTCACCGTTTAAGTCCAAAATCTAGAGAAAgtgtgaaaattaagaaaaatatataaattttttatcttgattatgaaaaaaaaatatagaaaaatattaatttaaattttattaattttataaacctcaataaaatttaatttaatttaatttaatgatttggaaaaaaatacaccatttaaaaaaataaaaaataaaataaaatattattattattatttaaaaatcaaacatcttgaaatatatatatatatttaaaattatgtatataaaaaataactaaaaatatgtcaaatttatttttaaaatgttttttttaaaaaataattttctaaaaataataattttttagaataaaaaaaattaagataaaaaaatttatcaaacattgtggtaaataatacttaaaacagttttaaaaaatatattgatctctttatatataatatcatttctattaattatgtaaattttattggtcaaatcttaatttttacatccaattgagttcaaaatataattttctcaaaataaaattcttaacCATATTTATTGAAGTTTTCATGAACacattattattctattttaaattttaaaaccatcAAAAAgtatcctaaatattttttaaaaacataatttccaAATCGCAACTCAATTCCAAGAGCATTAGGGAAAGATCACGGGATGATCCGTTTGTGATTTGGTTTctcaaaattgaaaatgatgcAGCCATAGCCATAGGAACGTGCAAATTAGGTTGGTTAGGTATCACTTTCCGATGGTTTAGGCCTTCAGGGTGGGTGGCAAGtcttgtcttatttttatttttattcttttaaatattgGAGTATGCTTTTTGAAATATCTGGGCTTGTTTTCCCATcgttccttttttattttctattttgaaaaacataaaatacgATATTATAGTTATTTGTATTATTCTCATTTGTTTTTCTAATTCTgtttaacaaataattatacaatgattaaaactaaaatattggataaaaaaattatttttaaaacaaatttaaaacattaaaaatattttaaatttcaaaacagatttttgttttacaaaatcttaaagaataatttttaaaaatagtttttcgaaattaattttttaaagaaaaaaaacaattatcaaataacaaCTTAATATCTTGtgtaattttttaagaaattaaaaaaaataatgaaaaaaaaatattagaaaatagttGTCCCTTTCATAAATGTGATGAAATAGGTATTTGAACAGGATCAATGATCAAGCTGATGATGAGGGCGTTCACGAGAATGTTGAGCCATGgtcttaaaaaacaattattggTGGGTTGTCTTTTCATCCAAGGAGCTTACCATGCTTGGTTCATCTTGGCTTTCAATTTGTAATggataaaaagtgtttttattttatctttaaattatatttctaagaaatattttaaaaaataggttttttaaaacataaaattgtttttaaaagtttttaacactgttttattgttgttttttgaaaataatttttaaaaataaaataaaatagagaataatttttaaaaaataagtataagtTATTTTCactgagttttaaaaaattaaagaaaaatataaatttgtttgaCTATGTTttctgaaatttgtttttaaaaaccgtttttaagtttaaaaaaatagtttttaaaaacaagttttagaaaatataatcaaatgaGCTTTATATGTCTCGAAAAATTTGATCATATCCttgtataatatattttaacacTATACTTATTACCTTATTATAAGATGATTggatgtttaaaattttttgattttaccaaaaagaaaatcaaattttattatatttaatcatcattTGTCATGtcgttaaaaataaaataatattgtcggtggataacaaaaaaacaaaaatgaaggtaaaaataaattaacaacgTCGATggataacaaaaatgaaaatgaaaataaattaacaacttcgattgataataaaaatgaaggtaaaaataaattaacttatataaaaacatagacttaacttatatttttaaatttttttaaatttgatataattaatttgtaaaaatcattatattttttaagaatatcataagaaatcctaaaaaaattatgatgagCCCGAAGAAAATCCACATGAAAGATTCAGTCAGAACAGCACATCACCCAACCTTTCCCTCCAAGGTCCCCTAAACAAATCCAccccaaaac
Above is a window of Vitis vinifera cultivar Pinot Noir 40024 chromosome 11, ASM3070453v1 DNA encoding:
- the LOC100247495 gene encoding probable glutamate carboxypeptidase LAMP1, with the translated sequence MAHILSPAGIKSNVMICLPIWQSVDYNIQSYSLSLSCFLRESLWCVSELFLLNRSFQNPQSRLEQSSFTTNIQASKKSTDNQKSNPMFKVSICTAIATSLFFLLFSSPPKPSHHSLYISSSLSDNASISHHLYTLTRRPHIAGSKANADAAAYVLSTLSSYAIKSHIVSYDVALTYPVSRSLTLIRPSPEPSTTFDLRQEIYDGDPYADVASEVVPTFHAYAKSGTVAGPVVYVNYGRVEDYEVLKEMGVSVEGTVVLARYGKIFRGDIVQNAFAAGAIGAVVYTDRKDYGGGGGDARWFPDDKWMPPSGVQVGSLLTVDGDPTTPGWASTRDECERLSEEEVENGGGVGMIPSLPISAADGEAIMRTIGGQVANDDWQGSTDAPVYRVGPGPAILNLSYTGEQKITTIQNVFGVIEGTEEPDRFVLLGNHRDAWTFGAVDPNSGTATLLEVAQRLRKLQKRGWRPRRTIVLCNWDAEEYGLTGSTEWVEENREMLASKAIAYLNVDSAVSGAGFYASATPQLDELLKQATQQVQDPDNSSQSIYESWVGSSNSPIIGRLGGGGSDFAAFVQHVGVPATDISFGAGYPVYHSMYDDFIWMKKFGDPMFHRHAAAASIWGLVALRLADEEFLPFDYLSYAYELQKSAKELEGEISNKGINLIPLFKSIEKFKRAATKINHQRKEIEENKGWASIWKKEHLKVRELNDRLMMAERAFTDRDGLLGRPWYKHLIYGPLKHDDYGSKSFPGIDDAIEKAKSQSTEKSWSLVQHEVWRVSRAVIDASLVLNGELT